The following are encoded together in the Bradyrhizobium sp. CCGUVB1N3 genome:
- the katG gene encoding catalase/peroxidase HPI, with translation MDDQAKCPFTGGKPAPSNREWWPNQLDVQVLHRNSDLSDPMGEDFDYAKEFKTLDLNAVVKDLHALMTDSQEWWPADFGHYGGLMIRMAWHSAGTYRITDGRGGAGAGQQRFAPLNSWPDNANLDKARRLLWPIKQKYGRKISWADLMVLAGNVALESMGFKTFGFAGGRADVWEPEELYWGPEGTWLGDERYSGERQLAEPLGAVQMGLIYVNPEGPNGKPDPVAAAKDIRETFFRMAMNDEETVALIAGGHTFGKTHGAGDPSLVGPEPEAVALEEQGLGWKSKHASGRAGDSITSGLEVTWTTTPTKWSNNFFENLFKYEWELTKSPGGANQWTAKGAEAIIPDPFDKSKKHRPTMLTTDLSLRLDPAYEKISRRFLENPDQFADAFARAWFKLTHRDMGPVARYLGPLVPKETLIWQDPIPAVDHELVSEQDVAGLKTKILASGLSVSELVSTAWASASTFRGSDKRGGANGARIRLAPQKDWEANQPAQLSKVLGKLEAIQKEFGAGKKKISLADLIVLGGDAAVEKAAKDAGVDVKVPFTPGRMDASQEQTDVPSFAPLEPRADGFRNYVGGKHQFLKQEEALVDRAQLLGLTAPELTALVGGLRVLGANAGGSKNGVFTAKPGTLTNDFFVNLLDMSTQWAPAANGAYEGRDRKTNAVKWTATRADLIFGSHSQLRAFAEVYASADSKQKFAKDFVAAWTKVMNADRFDIA, from the coding sequence ATGGACGATCAAGCAAAATGCCCGTTCACGGGCGGAAAACCCGCACCCTCGAACCGCGAGTGGTGGCCTAACCAACTGGATGTTCAAGTCCTGCACCGGAATTCCGATCTGTCGGATCCGATGGGCGAGGACTTCGACTATGCCAAGGAATTCAAGACGCTCGACCTGAATGCGGTCGTCAAGGATCTGCATGCGCTGATGACCGACTCCCAGGAATGGTGGCCGGCCGACTTCGGGCACTACGGCGGCCTCATGATCCGCATGGCCTGGCACAGCGCGGGCACTTACCGCATCACCGACGGTCGAGGCGGCGCCGGTGCCGGTCAGCAGCGCTTCGCGCCGCTGAATAGCTGGCCCGACAACGCCAACCTCGACAAGGCTCGCCGGCTGCTCTGGCCGATCAAGCAGAAGTACGGCCGCAAGATCTCGTGGGCCGACCTGATGGTCCTCGCCGGCAATGTCGCGCTGGAGTCGATGGGCTTCAAGACGTTCGGTTTCGCGGGTGGTCGCGCCGACGTCTGGGAGCCGGAAGAGTTGTATTGGGGGCCCGAGGGTACGTGGCTGGGCGATGAGCGCTATAGCGGCGAACGCCAGCTCGCCGAGCCGCTCGGCGCGGTGCAGATGGGCCTCATCTACGTCAATCCGGAAGGACCGAACGGCAAGCCGGACCCGGTCGCGGCCGCCAAGGACATCCGCGAGACGTTCTTCCGCATGGCGATGAATGACGAGGAGACCGTCGCGCTGATCGCCGGCGGCCACACCTTCGGCAAGACCCATGGTGCGGGCGATCCGTCGTTGGTCGGACCGGAGCCGGAAGCGGTCGCACTCGAGGAGCAGGGTCTCGGCTGGAAGAGCAAGCACGCTTCGGGGCGGGCGGGCGATTCCATCACCAGCGGTCTCGAAGTGACATGGACAACGACGCCGACGAAATGGAGCAACAACTTCTTCGAGAACCTGTTCAAGTACGAATGGGAGCTGACGAAGAGCCCGGGCGGTGCGAACCAGTGGACGGCCAAGGGTGCCGAGGCGATCATTCCGGATCCGTTCGACAAGTCGAAGAAGCATCGGCCGACGATGCTGACGACCGACCTCTCGCTGCGCTTGGATCCGGCCTATGAGAAGATTTCGCGCCGCTTCCTCGAAAACCCCGACCAGTTCGCGGACGCGTTTGCTCGCGCCTGGTTCAAGCTCACTCACCGCGACATGGGTCCGGTCGCGCGCTACCTCGGCCCGCTGGTGCCGAAAGAGACGCTGATCTGGCAGGATCCAATTCCGGCCGTCGATCATGAGCTCGTCAGCGAGCAGGACGTCGCAGGGCTGAAGACGAAGATCCTGGCTTCCGGCCTCTCGGTCTCCGAGCTGGTCTCTACCGCCTGGGCATCGGCTTCGACCTTCCGCGGCTCCGACAAGCGCGGCGGCGCCAATGGCGCGCGTATCCGCCTTGCTCCGCAGAAGGATTGGGAGGCCAACCAGCCGGCCCAGCTCTCCAAGGTGCTCGGCAAGCTCGAAGCGATCCAGAAGGAGTTTGGCGCAGGCAAGAAGAAGATCTCGCTTGCCGACCTCATCGTTCTCGGCGGTGACGCCGCGGTCGAGAAGGCTGCGAAGGATGCCGGCGTCGATGTGAAGGTGCCGTTCACGCCGGGTCGCATGGATGCGTCGCAGGAGCAGACGGACGTTCCGTCCTTCGCGCCGCTCGAGCCGCGGGCCGACGGCTTCCGCAACTATGTCGGCGGCAAGCATCAGTTCCTGAAGCAGGAGGAAGCCCTGGTGGATCGGGCGCAGCTGTTGGGGCTCACCGCGCCCGAGTTGACGGCTCTCGTCGGCGGTCTGCGCGTGCTCGGCGCCAACGCAGGTGGTTCGAAGAACGGCGTCTTCACGGCGAAGCCGGGGACGCTGACCAACGACTTCTTCGTCAACCTGCTCGACATGAGCACGCAGTGGGCACCAGCCGCCAACGGCGCGTATGAGGGACGTGACCGCAAGACCAATGCGGTCAAGTGGACCGCGACCCGTGCCGACCTGATCTTCGGCTCGCACTCCCAGCTCCGCGCCTTCGCCGAAGTCTATGCGAGCGCGGATTCGAAGCAGAAGTTCGCCAAGGACTTCGTGGCGGCCTGGACCAAGGTGATGAACGCCGACCGCTTCGACATCGCCTGA
- a CDS encoding hydrogen peroxide-inducible genes activator, whose product MINLTLRQLRYFDALARLGHFGRAAEACSISQPALSMQIKEMEETLGGLLLERSARQVALTRFGEELAQRVREILRSVDELGDFARASRDRFAGRLRIGMIPTIAPYLLPTITKNLTRLHPELDIRVRETMTPRLIQELTEGRLDTAIVALPVSEPSLTEVALFEEKFLLVRPGTDEGTPVPSREMMREMRLLLLEEGHCFRDQALSFCNMQSAPPREMLDANSLSTLVQMVSAGIGVTLIPEMALPVETRSASVSVARFADPQPSRTIGMVWRRTSPLARQLLQISEVVCLSAGKVRARHAASAIPRNPRA is encoded by the coding sequence ATGATCAATCTGACGCTGCGGCAGCTCCGGTATTTCGATGCGCTGGCGCGTCTTGGCCATTTCGGGCGCGCGGCGGAAGCCTGCTCGATCTCGCAGCCGGCGCTGTCGATGCAGATCAAGGAAATGGAGGAAACGCTCGGCGGGTTGCTGCTCGAGCGCAGCGCGCGCCAGGTCGCACTCACGCGCTTCGGCGAGGAACTCGCCCAGCGCGTGCGCGAAATCCTGCGCTCGGTCGATGAGCTCGGCGACTTCGCGCGCGCCTCGCGCGACCGCTTCGCCGGCCGCCTGCGCATCGGCATGATCCCGACGATCGCGCCCTATCTCCTGCCCACGATCACCAAGAACCTCACGCGCCTGCATCCGGAGCTCGACATCCGCGTGCGCGAGACGATGACACCCAGGCTGATCCAGGAGCTGACCGAAGGCCGGCTCGACACCGCGATCGTCGCCCTGCCGGTCTCCGAACCATCGCTGACCGAAGTTGCGCTGTTCGAGGAAAAATTTCTGCTGGTGCGGCCGGGCACGGATGAGGGAACGCCGGTGCCCTCACGCGAGATGATGCGCGAGATGCGGCTCTTGCTGCTCGAGGAGGGACATTGTTTCCGCGACCAGGCGCTGTCGTTCTGCAACATGCAATCGGCCCCGCCGCGCGAGATGCTGGATGCGAACTCGCTGTCGACGCTGGTTCAGATGGTCAGCGCCGGCATCGGCGTGACCTTGATCCCGGAAATGGCCCTGCCGGTCGAGACGCGCTCGGCCTCCGTGTCGGTCGCGCGCTTCGCCGATCCGCAGCCCTCGCGCACCATCGGCATGGTCTGGCGCAGGACCAGCCCGCTGGCGCGGCAGTTGCTGCAAATCTCCGAGGTGGTGTGCCTGTCGGCCGGCAAGGTGCGCGCAC